In a single window of the Litorilituus sediminis genome:
- a CDS encoding HAD family hydrolase — protein MKFYRRLSPIKAISFDLDDTLYSNGPVMAAIEQKMIAYFAKLLPEYSQVFDAAFWFAFKKQAIKQQSDLAHDVVIVRYESYRLGLLALGKSDVFAKAQAKAALDYFIELRSDFSLPEQSMQLLECLSKRYPLAAISNGNVDTNTLGIAKYFQQIYHAGYQQRQGVEVVESSLLKHKPAQDMFAVVCQNLAIAPHELLHVGDCGNADIFGALSAGCQTAYLPQYGVGKALKQLPHIELACLSDLTRLV, from the coding sequence GTGAAATTTTATCGTCGTTTATCGCCAATAAAGGCGATCAGTTTTGATCTGGATGATACCTTGTATAGCAATGGACCTGTGATGGCGGCTATCGAGCAAAAGATGATAGCCTATTTTGCAAAGCTGCTACCTGAGTATAGCCAAGTATTTGATGCGGCATTTTGGTTTGCTTTTAAAAAGCAGGCGATAAAGCAGCAAAGTGATTTAGCGCATGATGTTGTTATAGTGCGCTATGAAAGTTATCGCTTAGGTTTGTTAGCGTTAGGGAAAAGTGATGTTTTTGCCAAGGCACAAGCTAAGGCGGCGCTTGATTATTTTATTGAATTACGTAGTGATTTTTCTTTGCCAGAACAAAGCATGCAATTACTGGAGTGCTTAAGCAAACGTTATCCACTCGCGGCGATTAGTAATGGTAATGTTGATACCAATACCTTAGGTATTGCTAAGTATTTTCAACAGATTTATCACGCTGGTTACCAACAACGTCAAGGTGTTGAGGTAGTTGAATCGAGCTTACTAAAGCATAAACCTGCACAAGATATGTTTGCTGTGGTTTGTCAAAACTTAGCTATTGCCCCCCATGAACTATTGCATGTCGGTGATTGTGGTAATGCTGATATTTTTGGTGCCTTAAGTGCTGGTTGCCAAACCGCTTATCTGCCTCAGTATGGTGTTGGTAAGGCACTAAAACAATTGCCTCATATTGAACTTGCCTGCCTGTCCGACTTGACCCGCCTTGTTTAA
- a CDS encoding DUF484 family protein has translation MKKQSRKNKAKTELNSMNEVQESINSDEIPLTDELVLTYLQDNPEFFNRNPELVTSLRLNDIQRGTVSLVERQQQQLRQKVHNLEDEITQLMSVANHNEELFILYSDLYLRLIDSQSAEEILDCLHQATTELLSLSAFKLWLNPSAVSSDAIKHDCISANDCAGVMQNRLTNEDYYFGRIQATEQDLIFSNQCSGSVVLIKLEHNQQDLGFLAISSKDAQHFDPRMDTLLLSQFKRLVAKLLHQHIC, from the coding sequence ATGAAAAAACAATCACGCAAAAATAAAGCGAAAACAGAATTAAACAGTATGAATGAAGTACAAGAAAGCATTAACAGTGACGAGATCCCATTAACCGATGAGTTAGTGTTGACTTATTTACAAGATAACCCAGAGTTTTTTAATCGTAATCCAGAATTAGTCACTAGCTTAAGATTAAATGATATTCAACGCGGCACTGTGTCTTTAGTAGAAAGACAGCAACAGCAATTAAGACAAAAAGTACATAACTTGGAAGATGAAATTACCCAGTTAATGTCAGTGGCTAATCACAATGAAGAGCTATTTATTTTATACAGTGACTTGTATTTGCGTTTAATTGACAGCCAATCAGCAGAAGAAATTTTAGATTGCTTACATCAAGCAACCACCGAGTTGTTGTCTCTCTCTGCTTTTAAATTATGGTTAAACCCGAGTGCAGTTAGCAGCGATGCCATTAAACATGATTGTATTTCAGCGAATGATTGTGCTGGCGTAATGCAAAACCGTTTAACTAATGAAGATTATTACTTTGGTCGCATCCAAGCGACCGAGCAAGATTTAATTTTTTCTAATCAATGCTCAGGCTCTGTTGTCTTAATTAAACTTGAGCACAATCAGCAAGACTTAGGCTTTTTAGCGATTAGCTCTAAAGATGCTCAACACTTTGACCCACGTATGGATACCTTGTTACTTAGTCAGTTTAAACGGCTAGTAGCTAAGTTATTGCATCAACATATTTGTTAG
- the dapF gene encoding diaminopimelate epimerase, translated as MLVNFSKMHGLGNDFLVLDNVTQNVYLSNEQIAKLADRNFGVGFDQLLVVEPPYDPDLDFHYRIFNADGSEVGQCGNGARCFARFVRMKGLCNKSKIKVSTSTGKMTLFVERDGNISVSMPVPQFEPAKIPFTAQKQEGTYILRAESETVLCGVVSLGNPHCVVTVDDVENTDVAGLGKELSEHERFPKQANVGFMEVVAPNQVKLRVYERGAAETLACGSGACAAVVIGQMQKKLAKQVTVELPGGKLRIFWKGPGHPVKMSGPAAHVFDGQLSV; from the coding sequence ATGTTAGTAAATTTTTCAAAAATGCATGGTTTAGGTAACGATTTTCTCGTCTTAGATAATGTTACTCAAAATGTATATTTATCTAATGAGCAAATTGCCAAACTTGCCGATAGAAATTTTGGTGTTGGCTTTGATCAGCTACTGGTAGTTGAACCGCCTTATGACCCCGATTTAGATTTTCATTATCGTATATTCAATGCCGACGGCAGCGAGGTAGGGCAATGTGGTAATGGTGCGCGTTGTTTTGCACGCTTTGTACGCATGAAAGGTTTATGTAACAAAAGTAAAATTAAGGTTTCAACTAGCACAGGTAAAATGACACTATTTGTTGAGCGTGATGGCAATATTTCCGTGTCTATGCCGGTGCCACAGTTTGAACCAGCAAAAATTCCTTTTACCGCACAAAAGCAAGAAGGTACCTATATATTACGTGCTGAATCTGAAACTGTGTTATGTGGTGTCGTGTCTTTAGGTAACCCGCATTGCGTAGTGACCGTAGATGATGTTGAAAACACCGATGTTGCTGGCTTAGGTAAAGAGTTATCTGAGCATGAGCGCTTTCCAAAGCAAGCAAATGTTGGCTTTATGGAAGTGGTTGCGCCTAATCAAGTGAAATTAAGAGTGTATGAACGTGGCGCAGCAGAAACGCTAGCTTGTGGCAGTGGTGCTTGTGCCGCTGTGGTTATTGGCCAAATGCAGAAGAAGCTAGCGAAACAAGTTACCGTAGAGTTACCGGGCGGTAAGTTACGTATTTTTTGGAAAGGACCGGGTCACCCTGTGAAAATGTCAGGGCCAGCAGCACACGTTTTTGATGGTCAGCTATCGGTATAA
- the lptM gene encoding LPS translocon maturation chaperone LptM yields MAKTRIMQKSTAQFFSFPVVLLCLVASLCISACGAKGPLYQTPEPAAEPVQESEPANDDKANQADSVSKP; encoded by the coding sequence ATGGCAAAAACACGAATCATGCAAAAATCAACAGCACAGTTTTTTTCTTTTCCGGTAGTTTTACTTTGTTTAGTAGCTAGCCTTTGCATATCGGCTTGTGGTGCGAAAGGGCCTTTATACCAAACGCCTGAGCCAGCTGCAGAGCCGGTGCAAGAGTCTGAGCCTGCTAACGATGATAAAGCTAATCAGGCTGACAGCGTCAGTAAACCATAA
- the cyaY gene encoding iron donor protein CyaY: MNDSQYNLIADELLLAVEEAIEDCGVDIDYEGVGGLLTLTFKNASKIIINKQAPLHEVWVATKFNGHHFIYENDCWKDKRAGDEFWQFLSQAVSTQAEAEITLSAE, translated from the coding sequence ATGAACGATAGCCAATATAACTTGATCGCAGATGAACTACTACTTGCTGTAGAAGAGGCGATTGAAGACTGTGGTGTCGATATAGATTACGAAGGCGTAGGTGGCTTATTAACACTTACCTTTAAAAATGCCAGCAAAATAATTATCAATAAACAAGCACCACTACATGAAGTATGGGTAGCAACTAAATTCAACGGTCATCATTTCATCTATGAAAATGACTGCTGGAAAGATAAACGTGCTGGTGATGAATTTTGGCAGTTTTTATCGCAAGCCGTCAGTACACAAGCTGAAGCTGAGATAACACTAAGTGCCGAGTAA
- the hemC gene encoding hydroxymethylbilane synthase, producing the protein MTNKTVRIATRKSALALWQAEYVKAQLEHFHDDITVELVPMTTKGDVILDTPLAKVGGKGLFVKELEVAMLENRADIAVHSMKDVPVDFPEGLGLEVICPREDPRDAFVSNTYKALADLPEGAIVGTSSLRRQCQLKAKRPDLDIRDLRGNVNTRLRKLDDGEYDAIILASAGLIRLEMSERIAQFIEPEEMLPANGQGAVGIECRTDDDNIKSLLAPLECATTRARVLAERAMNKALEGGCQVPIGSYAIINEDNSQVYLRGLVGAVDGSELIESEITGPIAEGEALGNQLAQELLSRGADKILAQVYSDSNND; encoded by the coding sequence ATGACTAACAAAACCGTACGCATTGCAACGCGCAAAAGTGCTTTAGCCTTATGGCAAGCTGAATATGTTAAAGCACAACTTGAACATTTTCATGATGACATCACGGTAGAACTTGTACCTATGACTACTAAGGGTGATGTCATTCTCGATACACCATTAGCTAAAGTTGGCGGTAAAGGTTTATTCGTTAAAGAGCTAGAAGTAGCCATGTTAGAAAATCGCGCTGATATTGCTGTGCATTCAATGAAAGATGTACCTGTAGATTTTCCTGAAGGTTTAGGTTTAGAAGTAATTTGTCCACGTGAAGACCCACGTGATGCCTTTGTTTCTAATACCTACAAAGCACTAGCAGATTTACCTGAAGGCGCCATTGTTGGTACCTCAAGTTTACGCCGTCAGTGTCAATTAAAAGCAAAGCGTCCTGATCTTGATATTCGTGATTTACGCGGTAACGTTAATACCCGTTTAAGAAAATTAGACGATGGCGAATACGATGCCATCATCTTAGCGTCTGCGGGTTTAATTCGCTTAGAAATGAGCGAGCGCATCGCACAATTCATTGAGCCAGAAGAAATGCTACCTGCAAATGGTCAAGGCGCTGTTGGTATTGAATGTCGTACAGACGATGACAACATCAAATCATTATTAGCACCACTTGAATGTGCCACAACACGTGCTCGCGTATTAGCTGAGCGTGCTATGAACAAAGCCCTTGAAGGTGGTTGTCAGGTACCTATTGGTAGCTATGCCATCATTAACGAAGACAACAGCCAAGTATACTTACGCGGCTTAGTTGGCGCAGTAGATGGCAGCGAGTTAATCGAAAGTGAAATTACCGGCCCTATCGCCGAAGGTGAAGCGTTAGGTAACCAATTAGCGCAAGAACTACTAAGCCGAGGTGCTGATAAAATCTTAGCGCAAGTTTATAGCGACTCAAACAACGATTAA
- a CDS encoding uroporphyrinogen-III synthase encodes MNTPPCRQQTLNVLITRPEHKSQALVELLATQNIHAIGQPLFDYQAYTDQQTIEAAVEHADILIFVSVPAVAFANKQYSLAQQNDKTILAVGNATKNALHNLGLSHASSPTLENSEGLLALETLADVKGKNIVIFRGDGGRELIADTLKARGANLSYIESYQRVWRTFAKNIAQQWQQQQINCIVVTSNAILNKLVALINVNKTSGESQQNEQYWLTDCIWLVASERIADNAKKLGLTKVINMQGASDTLICQQLRQL; translated from the coding sequence ATGAATACCCCACCTTGTCGTCAGCAAACACTGAATGTACTAATCACTAGGCCTGAGCATAAATCTCAGGCCTTAGTCGAACTTCTGGCAACGCAAAACATTCACGCTATCGGCCAACCTTTATTTGACTACCAAGCATATACCGACCAACAAACAATAGAAGCGGCTGTTGAACATGCCGATATCCTTATTTTTGTCAGCGTGCCTGCAGTAGCATTTGCCAATAAACAATATTCTTTAGCGCAGCAAAATGATAAAACGATATTAGCGGTTGGTAATGCCACTAAAAACGCCTTGCATAACTTAGGCTTAAGCCATGCTAGCTCACCAACACTGGAAAATAGCGAAGGCTTATTGGCTCTTGAAACATTAGCCGATGTTAAAGGCAAAAATATTGTTATCTTTCGCGGTGATGGTGGCAGAGAGTTAATCGCCGACACCCTTAAAGCACGCGGTGCTAACCTTAGCTATATCGAAAGTTATCAGCGTGTATGGCGAACATTTGCAAAAAATATTGCCCAGCAATGGCAACAACAACAAATAAACTGTATTGTCGTTACCAGTAACGCTATATTAAACAAACTAGTAGCGCTAATTAATGTCAATAAAACCAGTGGTGAGTCACAGCAAAACGAACAATACTGGTTAACCGATTGCATTTGGCTGGTCGCCAGTGAGCGTATTGCTGATAATGCAAAAAAACTCGGCTTAACTAAAGTTATCAATATGCAAGGTGCAAGCGATACGCTAATTTGTCAGCAACTGCGACAGCTATAA
- a CDS encoding uroporphyrinogen-III C-methyltransferase, whose protein sequence is MSKNTMSDKSSPEKASSSKNKQETSATAAKANDSKDSTQETSKAKQSEKADNNNSTADKKASSTVTTKQARNNKSATSAASAAKPSNKLAITAIAIACISVLASGFHYLEQQKQNAALIDNIKQQNNAAIEKSRAQTKQQLITEFKQELRQQQQAFAAELQQVSQQINSASEDKIAQLSQQVAQLETRITQRQPSDWLVHEAEYLIRVAARTMWQEKDTKAAIGLLKDADSRLAELSEPKYLPVRATIHEDIKALELMPTLQSQEAVLSLMALDKQISTLPLIGDDLGNLSTNVKELELSSDISDWKSNLSKSWQNFLDDFIRIRPREGSVEPLISPKQQQNLKHNLSLKVQLAIWAVREGNTEVYQQALSDVQKWTSDYFDMQSPRNTEFYQSIEKLKTYLINYNYPSDLPSLTAIKSLIQESSEAPIDATEPSEDVGVTEGQL, encoded by the coding sequence ATGTCAAAAAATACTATGTCTGATAAATCTTCCCCAGAAAAAGCTTCATCTTCAAAAAATAAGCAGGAAACCTCTGCTACTGCTGCTAAAGCCAACGATAGCAAAGATAGCACGCAAGAAACAAGCAAAGCCAAGCAGAGCGAGAAAGCTGACAATAACAACAGCACCGCCGATAAAAAGGCATCGAGCACTGTGACAACAAAACAAGCTCGCAATAACAAATCGGCAACCTCAGCAGCATCAGCAGCAAAACCTAGCAATAAGTTAGCAATTACCGCCATAGCGATTGCCTGTATCAGTGTGCTAGCTAGTGGTTTTCATTACCTTGAACAACAAAAGCAAAATGCCGCATTAATTGATAATATTAAGCAACAAAATAACGCCGCTATCGAAAAAAGTCGCGCACAAACCAAACAGCAACTTATTACTGAGTTTAAACAAGAATTACGTCAGCAACAGCAAGCTTTTGCTGCTGAACTCCAGCAAGTAAGCCAGCAAATAAATAGCGCCAGTGAAGATAAAATTGCTCAACTTAGCCAGCAAGTCGCGCAATTAGAAACACGCATAACTCAGCGCCAACCAAGTGATTGGTTAGTACATGAAGCTGAATATCTCATCAGAGTTGCCGCGCGTACCATGTGGCAGGAAAAAGACACCAAAGCTGCCATTGGCTTATTAAAAGATGCTGATAGTCGCTTGGCAGAATTGTCTGAGCCTAAATATTTACCCGTTAGAGCGACTATTCATGAAGACATCAAAGCACTTGAGCTAATGCCAACACTGCAAAGCCAAGAAGCAGTTTTATCGTTAATGGCGCTAGACAAACAAATTAGTACTTTGCCATTGATTGGCGATGACTTAGGAAACTTGTCTACGAATGTAAAAGAGTTAGAACTAAGCAGCGATATAAGTGATTGGAAGTCTAATTTAAGTAAATCATGGCAAAACTTTCTTGATGATTTTATAAGGATTAGACCTAGAGAAGGCAGCGTAGAACCTCTAATATCACCTAAACAACAGCAAAACCTTAAACATAACCTCAGTTTGAAAGTACAACTAGCGATATGGGCTGTTAGAGAAGGTAATACCGAAGTTTATCAGCAAGCCTTATCTGATGTTCAAAAGTGGACTAGCGATTATTTTGATATGCAATCACCTCGTAATACCGAGTTTTATCAAAGTATTGAAAAGTTAAAAACGTACTTAATTAATTATAACTATCCAAGTGACTTACCATCTTTAACCGCTATAAAATCTCTTATCCAGGAAAGTAGTGAGGCACCTATAGACGCTACTGAGCCGTCAGAAGATGTTGGAGTGACAGAGGGACAATTATGA
- a CDS encoding heme biosynthesis HemY N-terminal domain-containing protein: MIRLLIIILILLASLAIGPLLSEDKGYILISIWGYIYELSVYAAIFWFTTACIAILMLRALIKTGFKFSFSAWNTIAFASRRRGIANFNRALAAYMLEDYDKAEQLFAKSAIPSKRKQSAYLMAASASAKLNLKDNTNHYLSLLEKETTKVKGLDLESVIIKVKLLMNQKEEQAYQQARVLIDDHHKQIGHDNRLLALEIELCIIEERFQTAIENIAFARKDKTISDEKIQHWESQAFYGVFADIAQNKAPQELEAYWQSLARKIKHREKVRLAYIQVLAQHNILAPLSALLIPILKKSPSTEFLQSIRSLPIKQADELIALVQKQLHNNMHSAKWLSCLGHLAVNSEQWSMAERAFGSLLKLDGKQYDKIDLQALAIALANDGMHKEANDIWQRISKEYQ, translated from the coding sequence ATGATTCGTTTACTCATTATCATTCTAATTCTACTAGCCTCTTTAGCCATTGGCCCACTATTATCGGAAGATAAAGGTTATATATTAATTTCTATTTGGGGTTACATTTACGAATTATCAGTGTATGCCGCTATATTTTGGTTCACTACAGCATGTATTGCTATTTTAATGCTGCGTGCGCTAATCAAAACAGGCTTCAAGTTCAGCTTTTCAGCCTGGAACACCATAGCGTTTGCCAGCAGACGTCGTGGTATTGCCAATTTCAATCGCGCCTTAGCGGCGTATATGTTAGAAGATTATGACAAAGCCGAGCAGTTATTTGCCAAAAGCGCTATTCCATCAAAGCGTAAACAAAGTGCTTATTTAATGGCAGCCTCAGCCTCTGCCAAGCTTAACTTAAAAGATAACACCAATCATTATCTGAGCTTACTTGAAAAAGAAACCACTAAAGTCAAAGGCTTAGATTTAGAAAGTGTGATCATTAAAGTGAAGCTGTTAATGAATCAAAAAGAAGAGCAAGCCTACCAGCAAGCCAGAGTTTTGATCGACGATCACCATAAACAAATTGGTCATGACAACCGCTTACTCGCTTTAGAAATAGAGCTGTGTATTATTGAAGAGCGTTTTCAAACCGCTATCGAAAACATTGCCTTTGCCCGCAAAGATAAAACTATCAGTGATGAAAAAATTCAACACTGGGAAAGTCAGGCTTTCTATGGCGTATTTGCCGATATAGCACAAAATAAAGCGCCACAAGAGCTAGAAGCCTACTGGCAAAGCCTCGCACGTAAAATTAAGCACAGAGAAAAGGTAAGACTAGCCTACATTCAAGTTTTAGCGCAGCACAATATCCTAGCGCCATTATCAGCGCTCTTGATACCCATATTGAAAAAGTCACCTAGCACTGAATTTTTACAAAGTATTCGCTCATTACCGATTAAACAAGCAGATGAGCTGATTGCTTTGGTACAAAAGCAATTGCATAACAATATGCATAGCGCTAAATGGTTAAGCTGTCTTGGTCACTTAGCTGTTAATTCCGAGCAATGGTCAATGGCAGAAAGAGCGTTTGGCAGCTTGCTTAAACTAGACGGCAAGCAGTATGACAAAATTGATTTACAGGCCCTAGCCATTGCACTAGCAAATGATGGCATGCATAAGGAAGCCAATGATATTTGGCAGAGAATTAGCAAAGAATACCAATAG
- the ptrA gene encoding pitrilysin, protein MKYWHISLLVVLLSACQQNAKTPAELQLTSKQSTAPAVQLSIIKSTKDNRQYQSLKLDNELEVLLVSDPSIEKSAAALSVAAGSLQEPENFGGLAHYLEHMLFLGTKTYPDVNEYNEFIAHNGGTENAYTELDHTNYMVSVNNEAYDEALARFSRFFYEALLDEQYADKERNAVHSEWTQKGPNDWVIMGQLDGYTLHPDHPISQFNWGNLESLADKGDDKLQAQLVSFYNKYYSSNLMKAAMISNLPLAEMAELAKKHFGKITNKHTAQPQIAQVVAEPEQLQQIIHYQPQTDMKQLQVKFIIDDNSDAFAVKPNVYLKYLLGSEMPGTLASTLREMGLSENLWASANPSEYGNAGSFTIYIELTETGLKQRDLIVGTVFKYLDLIKQQGIDTKYFKEIKQSLSNSFQFKEKIDDYSYAMQIAADLQKLPANYVLSSDYEYQRFNSQAIKDVLAQLTLDNARIFYIDKDQPTDTGMDFFVGKYSTSKITAQLNQQWQKASEDVALSLPTPNTLMPENFALVKAEFTDKPKTLVSEPGLHVYLGHSKYFNQPKGSFAASFNTGLEKQSPRNTVLSALLSRGLNLSLTTLQSEASAAGMRLRFGSFNGLFLTATGFTDKQAKLLEAGYQQVLNYSVTQDQLANLKAAFISDIESKKKHMLLNQLFPTFNNIVNLDEYSDESLLAEVAAITPNDIISFRDKMLKHATLNVFAFGNYTSEDVVKTAKSLQQLLPKNRKLSDIYLSKTLKPAAGTVYNWQSNSDMTDIAFGDFYLAPYDIKQHASARVLQKVLRPALFNQIRTEEQLAYAVGFFNQALTEQLLLGFYIQSPAKGPAAVADRIEHFKAGFTKQLAELSEEEFNTIRNSDVISLTQPPKNLSEEESVFKNDWRKNNLNFDSHSKLVQAVKAVTREDIIKLYHELLAQEHFGRVMVQMRGTNFKDQAFVEHKDAKQITDVNDFHQAQLK, encoded by the coding sequence GTGAAATATTGGCATATTTCCCTGTTAGTTGTTTTGTTGTCAGCCTGTCAGCAAAACGCAAAGACCCCAGCCGAGCTACAGTTAACATCTAAGCAGTCCACCGCACCGGCAGTGCAATTAAGTATCATTAAAAGCACTAAAGATAACAGACAATATCAATCACTCAAGCTAGATAATGAATTAGAAGTATTATTAGTTTCCGATCCTAGTATTGAAAAATCAGCTGCAGCACTTAGCGTTGCTGCGGGTTCACTACAAGAGCCTGAAAACTTTGGTGGTCTTGCTCATTACTTAGAGCACATGTTATTTCTAGGTACTAAAACTTACCCAGACGTAAATGAATACAACGAATTTATTGCCCACAATGGCGGCACTGAAAACGCATATACTGAATTAGATCATACTAATTATATGGTCTCGGTAAATAATGAAGCTTATGACGAAGCTTTAGCACGCTTTAGCCGCTTCTTTTATGAAGCCTTGTTGGATGAACAATATGCCGATAAAGAGCGCAATGCCGTGCATTCTGAGTGGACACAAAAAGGTCCAAATGACTGGGTTATTATGGGACAACTTGATGGTTACACCTTACACCCAGATCACCCTATATCACAATTTAACTGGGGCAATCTCGAATCTTTAGCAGATAAAGGTGATGATAAATTACAAGCGCAATTAGTAAGCTTCTACAATAAATACTATTCATCAAACTTGATGAAAGCGGCAATGATCAGCAACCTACCTCTTGCAGAGATGGCAGAGCTCGCCAAGAAGCATTTTGGCAAAATAACCAATAAACATACCGCTCAGCCGCAAATTGCTCAAGTCGTTGCCGAACCAGAGCAACTACAACAAATAATTCATTATCAGCCACAAACTGACATGAAGCAGCTGCAAGTTAAGTTTATTATTGACGATAACAGTGATGCTTTTGCGGTAAAACCCAATGTTTATCTAAAATACTTACTTGGCAGCGAAATGCCAGGTACTCTCGCATCAACACTACGCGAAATGGGCTTATCAGAAAACCTATGGGCAAGTGCAAATCCAAGTGAGTATGGTAATGCCGGTAGCTTCACTATCTATATCGAGCTAACAGAAACTGGTTTAAAGCAACGAGACTTAATCGTTGGCACAGTATTTAAATACCTAGATTTAATCAAGCAACAAGGCATAGACACTAAGTACTTTAAAGAAATTAAGCAATCGCTAAGCAATTCATTCCAATTTAAAGAAAAAATTGATGATTACTCTTATGCGATGCAAATTGCTGCGGACTTGCAAAAATTACCTGCAAATTATGTATTAAGTAGTGATTATGAATATCAACGCTTTAATAGTCAGGCGATTAAAGATGTGCTGGCGCAACTTACCCTAGACAATGCGCGCATCTTTTACATTGATAAAGATCAGCCTACCGACACAGGTATGGACTTTTTTGTTGGCAAATATTCAACATCTAAAATCACAGCACAGTTAAATCAGCAATGGCAAAAAGCCAGTGAAGATGTTGCTCTTTCGTTACCAACACCAAATACCTTAATGCCAGAGAATTTTGCGCTGGTAAAAGCTGAATTTACTGACAAGCCAAAAACTTTAGTTAGTGAACCTGGCTTACACGTCTACCTTGGTCACTCTAAGTATTTTAATCAGCCTAAAGGTAGTTTTGCTGCTAGTTTTAATACTGGCTTAGAAAAGCAGTCGCCACGTAATACTGTGTTATCTGCTCTGTTATCACGCGGCTTAAATCTATCATTAACCACGCTACAATCCGAGGCATCTGCCGCCGGTATGCGCTTACGATTTGGCAGTTTTAATGGCTTATTTTTAACTGCTACAGGCTTTACTGACAAACAAGCCAAGCTTTTAGAGGCTGGCTATCAACAAGTACTTAATTATTCTGTCACGCAAGATCAGTTAGCTAATCTTAAAGCGGCCTTTATCTCTGATATTGAAAGTAAAAAGAAACACATGTTGCTAAATCAACTGTTCCCTACCTTTAATAATATCGTTAATTTAGATGAATACTCTGATGAATCTTTATTAGCTGAAGTGGCAGCTATTACCCCTAATGACATCATCAGCTTTAGAGATAAAATGCTTAAGCATGCCACCTTGAATGTTTTCGCTTTTGGTAATTACACTAGCGAAGATGTGGTTAAAACGGCGAAATCTTTACAACAGCTATTACCAAAAAATCGTAAATTATCTGATATTTACTTAAGCAAAACATTAAAACCTGCTGCGGGTACAGTGTATAACTGGCAAAGTAACAGTGATATGACAGATATTGCTTTCGGTGACTTCTATTTAGCACCTTATGATATTAAGCAGCACGCCTCAGCTAGAGTATTACAAAAAGTACTACGCCCAGCACTGTTTAATCAAATTCGTACCGAGGAGCAATTAGCCTACGCGGTAGGTTTCTTTAATCAAGCATTAACAGAACAATTACTGCTTGGTTTTTATATTCAATCGCCTGCGAAAGGCCCTGCGGCTGTTGCTGATAGAATTGAACACTTTAAAGCGGGCTTTACCAAGCAACTGGCTGAGCTTAGTGAAGAAGAGTTTAACACTATCCGTAACAGTGATGTTATTTCGCTCACCCAGCCACCAAAAAACCTTAGTGAAGAAGAAAGCGTTTTTAAAAATGACTGGCGTAAAAACAACCTAAACTTTGATAGCCATAGCAAATTAGTTCAGGCAGTTAAAGCCGTTACGCGTGAAGATATCATCAAGCTTTACCATGAGTTGCTAGCGCAGGAACACTTTGGTCGTGTTATGGTGCAAATGCGCGGAACTAACTTTAAAGATCAAGCCTTTGTTGAGCACAAAGATGCTAAGCAGATCACCGATGTGAATGACTTTCATCAAGCACAGCTAAAATAG